A genomic region of Papaver somniferum cultivar HN1 chromosome 7, ASM357369v1, whole genome shotgun sequence contains the following coding sequences:
- the LOC113298057 gene encoding uncharacterized protein LOC113298057, with protein MSWRRVAKSAQAFIAHGLLFGFTLLVLLKLNHVVTYSWWTIFSPLWLFHTTVARGRFSLPAPSVPHDRHWAPCHAVVATPLLVSFEILLCVYLEGIYVYGFAAVNLKIVFVPLLAFELIILIDNFRMCRALMPGDEESMSDEAIWETLPHFWVAISMVFFVAATMFTLLKLSGDVGALGWWDLFINFCIAECFAFLVCTKWSNPVIHAQSRNREPRSSSTAVRFDRNSGLLVTFEDDQYQDRMCGLQDIGGHIMKVPLVGFQILLCMRLEGTPPSARHIPLSVLFAPLLLLQGLAVFFALLRLVERIYLLLNSEDVQGRYFSISSTARDFFGFLHRGSRLLGWWSIDEGSREEQARLYHSETAGYNTFSRCPPEAVKKMPRKDLAEEVWRLQAALGEQTQITKHSQEEFERLQNEKILCRICFEGDINIILLPCKHRILCSTCSEKCKRCPVCRVPIEESLLVYDDV; from the exons ATGAGTTGGAGAAGAGTTGCTAAATCTGCACAGGCTTTTATTGCTCATGGACTGCTTTTCGGTTTCACCCTTTTGGTCTTACTCAAACTCAATCATGTAGTTACCTACTCATGGTG GACAATTTTTTCCCCACTTTGGTTGTTTCACACAACTGTCGCACGAGGCAGGTTCTCCTTGCCAGCTCCATCAGTACCACATGATCGCCAT TGGGCACCTTGCCATGCTGTTGTTGCAACACCGTTACTGGTTTCCTTTGAAATACTCCTTTGCGTATATCTGGAGGGCATCTATG TGTACGGGTTTGCAGCTGTAAACTTGAAAATCGTCTTTGTTCCCTTGTTGGcgtttgaattgatcattctGATTGATAATTTCag AATGTGTAGGGCTCTAATGCCAGGAGATGAAGAAAGCATGAGTGACGAAGCGATATGGGAAACCCTTCCT CACTTTTGGGTTGCAATCTCCATGGTTTTCTTCGTTGCTGCAACAATGTTCACACTTCTTAAGTTGTCCG GAGATGTTGGTGCCTTGGGATGGTGGGATTTATTCATAAATTTTTG TATCGCAGAGTGCTTTGCTTTTCTTGTGTGCACAAAATGGTCTAACCCAGTGATCCATGCTCAATCTCGCAATAGAGAACCGAGATCGTCTTCAACAGCTGTTAGATTTGATCGTAATAGTGGGTTATTAGTTACCTTTGAGGACGATCAGTATCAGGATAGGATGTGTGGATTGCAAGACATTGGTGGTCATATCATGAAAGTTCCACTAGTTGGTTTCCAAATCCTTCTCTGCATGCGGCTAGAG GGAACACCACCAAGTGCCAGGCATATCCCTCTTTCGGTTCTTTTTGCTCCATTGTTATTACTGCAGGGGTTAGCGGTCTTTTTTGCATTGTTGCGGTTGGTGGAGAGAATTTATCTGTTGCTTAATAGTGAAGATGTGCAAGGAAGATATTTTTCTATCTCGTCAACAGCTCGTGATTTTTTTGGGTTCTTGCATCGTGGTTCTAG GCTTCTCGGCTGGTGGTCCATTGATGAAGGAAGTCGTGAGGAACAAGCTCGACTCTACCATTCGGAGACTGCTGG GTATAATACATTTTCTCGGTGTCCTCCcgaagcagtgaagaaaatgccaAGAAAGGATCTAGCCGAGGAG GTCTGGAGACTGCAAGCTGCCCTCGGTGAGCAAACACAAATCACAAAACATAGCCAGGAGGAGTTTGAAAGACTTCAAAAT GAAAAAATTTTATGTAGAATATGTTTCGAGGGAGATATAAACATAATTTTGCTTCCGTGCAAGCACCGCATTCTGTGCAG CACCTGCTCGGAGAAGTGTAAGCGATGCCCAGTTTGTCGAGTTCCCATTGAGGAGAGCTTGCTTGTATATGATGATGTATAG